A single region of the Lycium barbarum isolate Lr01 chromosome 2, ASM1917538v2, whole genome shotgun sequence genome encodes:
- the LOC132628260 gene encoding uncharacterized protein LOC132628260 isoform X1, protein MAYQQQPPVQGSGSTSSGVPFFNSPFGDTTFTKVFVGGLAWETQSETLRRYFEQFGEILEAVVITDKNTGRSKGYGFVTFRDPESTRRACADPAPVIDGRRANCNLASLGRPRPTVAFGRLRSSTPFPAGLPAARGGYGGSFGYQQPVSYGYQQGLMYSPYGYATYGADYVYPQGVYNPYGGQQYLPIYGVPGTVNATMYPYGQLSQAVPGSHSYTTLQGYAVPGHQILQFGGPSVNAMTASSIPTIQAPYQAGVGAPVTPQPQFILPTHSPQFMQGSGSDQNAG, encoded by the exons ATGGCGTATCAACAGCAGCCACCAGTTCAGGGTTCAGGTTCAACTAGTAGTGGGGTTCCATTCTTTAATTCTCCTTTTGGGGACACCACTTTCACTAAGGTCTTTGTTGGTGGCCTTGCTTGGGAAACTCAAAGTGAAACCCTCAGAAGATACTTTGAACAGTTTGGTGAAATCCTCGAAGCTGTTGTCATCACTGATAAAAATACTGGCCGATCCAAAGGCTATGGCTTT GTGACTTTTCGGGACCCTGAATCCACGAGGAGGGCTTGTGCTGATCCTGCTCCAGTTATCGATGGGAGGCGGGCAAATTGTAATTTGGCTTCGTTAGGACGACCTCGGCCTACTGTGGCATTTG GACGTCTGAGGTCATCAACTCCATTTCCAGCAGGTCTACCAGCTGCTCGAGGTGGTTACGGCGGAAGCTTTGGCTACCAGCAACCGGTTTCTTATGGATACCAACAAGGCTTGATGTATTCTCCCTATGG GTATGCGACATATGGTGCGGATTACGTTTACCCTCAG GGTGTTTACAATCCTTATGGAGGACAACAATACCTTCCTATATATGGTGTACCTGGAACTGTTAACGCAACAATGTATCCTTACGGCCAGCTAAGTCAGGCTGTTCCTGGAAGTCACAGTTATACAACATTGCAGGGTTATGCAGTGCCAGGTCATCAGATTCTTCAGTTTGGTGGGCCCAGTGTCAATGCAATGACAGCTTCATCCATTCCAACTATTCAAGCACCATACCAAGCAG GTGTTGGAGCACCTGTTACACCACAGCCACAGTTTATACTACCTACTCATTCTCCTCAATTTATGCAAGGTAGCGGTTCTGACCAAAATGCAGGGTGA
- the LOC132628260 gene encoding uncharacterized protein LOC132628260 isoform X2 gives MAYQQQPPVQGSGSTSSGVPFFNSPFGDTTFTKVFVGGLAWETQSETLRRYFEQFGEILEAVVITDKNTGRSKGYGFVTFRDPESTRRACADPAPVIDGRRANCNLASLGRPRPTVAFGRLRSSTPFPAGLPAARGGYGGSFGYQQPVSYGYQQGLMYSPYGYATYGADYVYPQGYAVPGHQILQFGGPSVNAMTASSIPTIQAPYQAGVGAPVTPQPQFILPTHSPQFMQGSGSDQNAG, from the exons ATGGCGTATCAACAGCAGCCACCAGTTCAGGGTTCAGGTTCAACTAGTAGTGGGGTTCCATTCTTTAATTCTCCTTTTGGGGACACCACTTTCACTAAGGTCTTTGTTGGTGGCCTTGCTTGGGAAACTCAAAGTGAAACCCTCAGAAGATACTTTGAACAGTTTGGTGAAATCCTCGAAGCTGTTGTCATCACTGATAAAAATACTGGCCGATCCAAAGGCTATGGCTTT GTGACTTTTCGGGACCCTGAATCCACGAGGAGGGCTTGTGCTGATCCTGCTCCAGTTATCGATGGGAGGCGGGCAAATTGTAATTTGGCTTCGTTAGGACGACCTCGGCCTACTGTGGCATTTG GACGTCTGAGGTCATCAACTCCATTTCCAGCAGGTCTACCAGCTGCTCGAGGTGGTTACGGCGGAAGCTTTGGCTACCAGCAACCGGTTTCTTATGGATACCAACAAGGCTTGATGTATTCTCCCTATGG GTATGCGACATATGGTGCGGATTACGTTTACCCTCAG GGTTATGCAGTGCCAGGTCATCAGATTCTTCAGTTTGGTGGGCCCAGTGTCAATGCAATGACAGCTTCATCCATTCCAACTATTCAAGCACCATACCAAGCAG GTGTTGGAGCACCTGTTACACCACAGCCACAGTTTATACTACCTACTCATTCTCCTCAATTTATGCAAGGTAGCGGTTCTGACCAAAATGCAGGGTGA